The genomic region CGAGAAACATAACAATTATTTTCTGACAAAATATATAGAGGCCAGAGTGAAAATGTTGTATTCTATTTTATGACAAAACAGAGTATGCTTTTATTATTTGAATAACCACTTAGAAAAAAACTATTGGAGAGTATTTTTTTCTATATCAAGATCTTTGTTGTTAATAATTAGAAATGTTATATAGTAGTCTCTTAAAGTTGCTGTGATCAAGCTGAGTAATAAAGTTTGACTCGCACAGAACCTGAAACGTCACGTACTGAGTATTTTAGGACGGAGTGAGTACTCTCGAGCAGTCGATCGTCGTGTGCGTCGTGCTCCTGCAGCAGCTAGGACAGCAAGGAGAGAGACGGCAATGGAAGTGCCGAGGAAGGCGATGGCTTCCAGTCTCGTCGTATGGCTACTACTCGTGCACTCATGTAAGCATATAAGCTAAGCATCGTTGTACCCTTGGACGCAACAGGAACACGAGGATGTATATCTGTTCGTGCGACTTCCTCCTCCTGGTCAAGCTACTGCAGGCTCACGCATTGTTGGTGCACGTCGCAGGCCGCCTGCAGGTGCCGTGCGCGCTCGGAGCCGACGACTGCTGGGTCCTGGACCGCGACCGCTACCGCTTCTGCTTCAGGACGGCCAAGTGCAGGGCGGCGTGCGCGGAGGACCGCTTCGTCGACGGGCGCTGCAAGCACGGGTTCCCCTACCTGCTGCCCCTCTGCGAGTGTCTGCGCCCGCAGTGCGCAGCGCCCGGACCGAGCAGCCATTCGGAACTCGGATAGTGATGTGACTTGTGAGCGAGGGGGAAAACGGTTGCAGCAACCTTGTGAATCAATCGATTGTAATCGCGATAACCAATATGTCAGAATAAAATCAATTATTTGTTTTCTTTTTTTGCCTTTTACAAGTTACAGCCGCACATTGAAGCACGTGATGATGACGGTGGATGGGTGGGGGATGTTAGAACTGTTTTGGATTAGAAATACAAGCGGTTTTTGACAAAGAGCAACCCCACAATCCGAGTAGCAAATGTTTACGGTAACTAATCATGAAGTAATTAGGTCTAATAAGTTTTTATAATCGTTTATTCTGTGTTTATGTAATTAGATTATATTTAATACTATAGTGATATCCAACCATTTGATGGCTAACGTTTCAGCAACCAAAGACGGAAACACCCCCCTAATCCCCTATGGCTTCGTTGCCTTGGGCACCAAGTAGGCAACTGGCCGCCGCCCTCCCCATTGATTACTAGCGCATCCTAGGCGTGCCCCTACTTTGCATTGCCACCTGCTGACCCTTGGTCCACCCAGATTTCCGTCTTCCAGCGTAAGCCACTGACAAACCAGGATTTCCGTCTTCTAACGCAAGCCACTGACAAACCAGGATTTCAGTGAGAGCATAATAAGCACAAGGGGCCGGGCGCGGGGAGGGAAGCGAAGTGGTCGGTCGGTCGACGATTCCACGGTCCTCCCGCTGGAAGGAGGAGCCATGGGAGTGGGACTGAACAGGCAGGAAATGgggcgggcggcggcgacggcggcggctccAACGGCGAGGTAAGGAGAACGGTTCCCGGCCGTTGTTGCGTTGCGCGTCTATGGTTCACGATCTCTTtttcgctgctgctgctgctgcttgccGTTGCCGATCGGCCTGCCGCTGGACTCCTGCCTGTTGCGCTTCGATTTGGCGTCGA from Zea mays cultivar B73 chromosome 6, Zm-B73-REFERENCE-NAM-5.0, whole genome shotgun sequence harbors:
- the LOC115066725 gene encoding uncharacterized protein LOC115066725 precursor translates to MEVPRKAMASSLVVWLLLVHSCRLQVPCALGADDCWVLDRDRYRFCFRTAKCRAACAEDRFVDGRCKHGFPYLLPLCECLRPQCAAPGPSSHSELG